A window of Haliscomenobacter hydrossis DSM 1100 contains these coding sequences:
- a CDS encoding tectonin domain-containing protein has protein sequence MKQLTKKRRADPAIESIKQTWRGFIAVYPKLLLICGLLIAAQQLTAQETAEIQNFWRKSYIQADAGKTGLGSQGEKAVWTVEKIANSTDVRLKHVASGAYLHAETDAKFPAVGAAGPGWLSAMWIMEPVAGTNLVRIKNKWRSLYLHTETGALEMGAVQPGWLSAQWQIYRSSSISTTSSPSTTAAETMGAMGSGTFPDQISAPLKQIIWRINIAGNLSKSMDAGKTWNDLNKKLAYVSAINNTTAWGINFEGKIEQTLDGGTTWRTTSGLLKQISGVDDKIAWGVNDKLEIYRTLDAGFTWSKVSGVAQSISAVNGNTAWALNVGDIWRTNDAGKNWSQVPGKMKSISAKSFDQGLGIDEQGNLKSTVNGGKAWVSVANGYFLSAVAYADNAGYAIDNNLKLIPIAFGWIEKEAIVLTPAAPKNGYLMVFNEAGYVATIALTYTDAAGNVLKNDQIALGSYKQYDIPSSAKNIVLKVEGVSCIDPLGMEVKFASAADLKQCYKVWGTIFSTEWGSLGCF, from the coding sequence GTGAAACAGCTAACCAAAAAACGCAGAGCAGACCCGGCGATCGAATCAATAAAACAAACCTGGCGTGGTTTTATCGCCGTGTACCCCAAGTTGTTGCTCATTTGTGGCCTCCTGATTGCTGCACAGCAGCTAACGGCACAAGAAACCGCCGAAATCCAGAACTTCTGGCGAAAAAGCTACATCCAGGCGGATGCCGGAAAAACAGGATTGGGTTCACAAGGTGAAAAAGCAGTTTGGACCGTAGAAAAAATTGCCAACAGCACCGATGTGCGACTCAAGCATGTGGCCAGTGGAGCCTATCTGCACGCGGAGACTGACGCCAAATTTCCAGCGGTAGGCGCAGCAGGCCCAGGCTGGCTAAGCGCCATGTGGATCATGGAGCCGGTAGCCGGTACCAATCTGGTGCGCATCAAGAACAAATGGCGGAGCCTTTATTTGCATACGGAGACTGGAGCCTTGGAAATGGGCGCGGTTCAGCCCGGCTGGCTGAGTGCCCAATGGCAGATCTATCGGTCTTCTTCCATCTCTACGACCAGCTCGCCGAGCACAACAGCCGCCGAAACCATGGGGGCAATGGGCAGTGGTACTTTCCCGGATCAAATCTCCGCTCCGCTGAAACAAATCATCTGGCGCATCAACATTGCGGGGAATCTTTCCAAATCCATGGATGCTGGCAAAACCTGGAATGATCTGAACAAAAAATTGGCCTACGTTTCCGCAATAAACAATACGACTGCCTGGGGCATCAACTTTGAGGGAAAAATTGAACAGACCCTGGATGGAGGTACGACCTGGAGGACAACCTCCGGTCTGCTGAAACAAATATCCGGAGTGGACGACAAGATTGCCTGGGGCGTCAATGACAAACTGGAAATTTATCGAACCCTGGACGCTGGCTTTACCTGGTCAAAAGTGAGTGGCGTGGCGCAAAGTATCTCGGCAGTGAATGGAAACACCGCCTGGGCCCTTAATGTGGGTGACATCTGGCGTACCAATGATGCGGGTAAGAATTGGAGCCAGGTTCCTGGAAAAATGAAAAGCATCAGCGCCAAAAGTTTTGACCAGGGCCTTGGCATCGATGAACAAGGGAACCTGAAATCGACTGTAAATGGCGGTAAAGCATGGGTATCCGTGGCCAATGGTTATTTTTTAAGCGCCGTCGCTTATGCGGATAATGCGGGTTATGCCATCGATAATAATTTAAAACTGATTCCGATAGCATTTGGCTGGATTGAAAAAGAAGCCATTGTGCTGACTCCTGCTGCGCCTAAGAATGGATATTTGATGGTTTTTAATGAAGCGGGTTATGTGGCCACGATTGCGCTAACCTATACCGATGCAGCTGGGAATGTGCTCAAAAACGACCAAATCGCGCTGGGTAGTTACAAACAATACGACATTCCAAGTTCAGCAAAAAACATCGTCTTGAAAGTAGAAGGAGTATCCTGCATCGATCCACTCGGTATGGAGGTCAAGTTTGCCAGTGCAGCGGATTTGAAACAATGCTATAAAGTATGGGGGACTATTTTTTCCACTGAATGGGGGAGTTTAGGTTGTTTCTGA
- a CDS encoding response regulator has product MKKTKISIIEDNKVVRENVSKFVGFHEEFELCQVHGSVESFLHALNINPSIQSDILILDIGLPGLSGLEAIPLILEKLPHQDIIMLTTYEEEDVILKALCSGACSYISKKASLDEIVEALRIVANGGSYMSPSVAREIVNHLMGGRVSKASILSDRQKEILEKLVDGKSYATISTELFISVETVRSHVKKLYKVLQVNNKTEAITQYMKGYIK; this is encoded by the coding sequence ATGAAAAAGACCAAAATCAGCATCATTGAGGACAATAAGGTTGTGCGTGAAAATGTATCCAAGTTCGTGGGGTTCCATGAAGAATTTGAACTGTGCCAGGTACATGGATCCGTAGAATCTTTTTTGCACGCGTTGAACATCAATCCTTCCATCCAATCAGATATCTTGATTCTTGACATCGGGCTTCCCGGTTTGTCTGGGCTGGAAGCCATTCCCCTGATTTTGGAAAAATTGCCCCATCAGGACATCATCATGCTCACCACTTATGAAGAGGAAGACGTGATCCTCAAAGCCTTGTGCTCGGGAGCCTGTTCTTATATTTCCAAAAAAGCCAGCCTGGACGAAATTGTGGAGGCCTTGCGCATTGTGGCCAATGGAGGCTCGTACATGTCGCCCTCCGTCGCCCGCGAAATTGTCAATCACCTGATGGGCGGCAGGGTCAGCAAAGCGAGTATTTTGTCGGATCGACAAAAAGAGATTTTGGAAAAACTGGTGGACGGCAAGAGTTACGCCACAATTTCCACGGAGTTGTTCATCTCCGTAGAAACGGTGCGTTCACACGTCAAGAAGTTGTATAAAGTACTACAAGTAAACAATAAAACCGAGGCGATTACGCAGTACATGAAAGGATACATCAAATAA
- a CDS encoding sensor histidine kinase yields the protein MFVPANGHLVPQDSMIPPQTTALGSVFIGPNCTPLEVPAHTNVQALGRPENRPANLPTIAIPGQNGFTLPSVSLAIDQPMAMGIPETSLAKDAHISDHNPDNFSSFSVLQGLKHIQTTCLLLDQLGCLWIGTDGGGLSRYDGKQFITYTDQTGLGGNSISSIFQDKTGNIWIGFWSGGISKFDGNYFTNYHLAEGFTDAPVIKIIQDRAENLWFCTSDGLIKYHGKNFVHYTEKQGLLNNDVLCALEDKKGNLWFGSAGGLSKFDGQTFHHYTNKNGLKANYIYAIREDKNGLLWLGSTGGLASTFDGTTFAHYQLNADFIITNIIQDKNEHIWFASDGVGLLRLNTHQNTLTRFTEKQGLSNNFISDLLEDRTGAIWCSSLGGGVIKYAGNSFSHFTVEEGLSSDIVFDVLKDRNGHMWFGTRGGGLVQLDRSKNIFRHYSTEDGLGHKLDNNSVFSLLEDRQGNIWCGTWGGGVSKFNGRNFVTYTQESGLCGNDIRCIYQDRSGAIWFGSWNSGVSRLDPTGQFFTNYSTVEGLSHNDIKSIIEDQRGNIWIGTRGGGLNQLDQQRKKITHFTTQEGFFSDDVSGLVEDKLGQIWISSVGNGLIRLDQAQRQFTRFGVAEGLINNNILSLTLDEQDNLWLGTRGGLSKLSQVALKQLEKAQSAPPEVLKQSPVLFKNYAYEDGFLGVSCYLGAIGQDTAGNIWVGASDRLTVYHPGGDNLEAQTPKVELSNISLFNESIPWALLAGKKDTSFNLSNGVKVGQFRFDRLMPWKGVPEQLSLAHHNNFLSFHFIGIATKSPQKMRYQYKLEGIDANWSGLSALTEVPYGNLPPRTYTFKVRAMNADGYWSKTLTYPFTIRPPWWKTWWAYLLYAGLFAAVVYVFIQYRTAQAIQKVKALEAIRTKISSDLHDDVGSILSGLAMQSQVMAYTAPAEIKTALNELSDMSRDAMERMRDVVWVIDSRKDKYENLIDRMRVFAEKTLGVKNIAYQFEVRSIDGKKFIDPEKRQNIYLIFKEAIANIVKHSDANQVNIIFEQEKGRLRLVVQDNGTREEQMVSDGLGLSNMTMRAKNMGGSLDAVFENGFRVELNLNQNKT from the coding sequence GTGTTTGTTCCTGCCAATGGGCATCTTGTCCCTCAGGACAGCATGATTCCGCCGCAAACCACAGCGCTGGGTTCTGTGTTTATTGGGCCCAATTGTACGCCGCTGGAAGTACCTGCCCATACCAACGTTCAAGCACTCGGTCGGCCTGAAAATAGACCAGCAAATTTACCAACCATAGCCATCCCTGGACAAAACGGCTTCACCCTGCCCAGCGTAAGCCTTGCAATCGATCAGCCAATGGCCATGGGTATCCCCGAAACAAGTCTGGCCAAAGATGCCCACATCAGCGACCACAATCCTGACAATTTTAGTTCTTTCAGCGTATTGCAGGGTTTAAAACACATCCAAACTACTTGTTTGCTGCTGGACCAGTTGGGCTGCTTGTGGATCGGCACCGATGGCGGCGGACTGAGCCGTTACGATGGCAAACAGTTCATCACCTATACCGATCAAACGGGCTTGGGCGGCAATAGCATCAGCAGCATTTTTCAGGATAAAACGGGCAACATCTGGATCGGTTTTTGGAGTGGGGGCATCTCCAAATTCGATGGAAATTATTTCACCAATTACCATCTCGCAGAAGGATTTACCGATGCTCCAGTCATCAAAATCATCCAGGATCGTGCGGAGAATTTATGGTTTTGCACTTCGGATGGACTAATCAAATACCATGGCAAAAACTTTGTGCACTACACCGAAAAACAGGGCTTGCTCAACAATGATGTCCTTTGCGCCCTGGAAGATAAAAAGGGGAATCTTTGGTTTGGTTCAGCGGGTGGATTGAGCAAATTTGATGGCCAAACTTTCCACCATTATACCAACAAAAACGGACTCAAAGCCAATTACATCTATGCCATCCGGGAAGACAAAAACGGATTGCTTTGGCTCGGTTCCACCGGAGGGCTGGCGTCTACTTTTGACGGCACCACCTTTGCACATTATCAGCTCAACGCCGATTTTATCATTACCAACATCATTCAGGACAAAAATGAACACATCTGGTTTGCCTCGGATGGAGTGGGCTTACTTCGCTTAAATACGCACCAGAATACCCTGACCCGATTCACCGAAAAACAAGGTTTGAGCAATAATTTCATTTCGGATCTGCTCGAAGACCGCACGGGTGCGATCTGGTGCAGTTCTCTGGGAGGAGGAGTGATCAAATATGCGGGCAATTCATTCTCGCATTTTACCGTGGAAGAAGGCCTCAGCAGCGACATTGTGTTCGATGTGCTGAAAGACCGCAATGGCCATATGTGGTTTGGCACCCGTGGTGGTGGTTTGGTACAACTGGATCGCAGCAAAAATATTTTTCGTCATTACTCAACCGAAGATGGCCTGGGGCACAAGTTGGACAACAACAGCGTGTTCAGCCTTTTAGAAGACCGACAAGGGAATATTTGGTGTGGAACCTGGGGTGGGGGCGTTTCGAAATTCAATGGCAGAAATTTTGTCACCTATACGCAGGAATCGGGCTTGTGTGGCAATGATATTCGTTGCATCTATCAAGATCGAAGTGGCGCCATTTGGTTTGGATCCTGGAATAGTGGAGTTTCCCGACTTGACCCTACTGGTCAGTTTTTTACCAATTATTCCACCGTAGAAGGGCTGAGCCACAATGACATCAAAAGCATCATCGAAGATCAGCGCGGTAATATCTGGATTGGCACCAGAGGTGGAGGCCTCAACCAGCTTGACCAACAGCGCAAAAAAATCACCCATTTTACTACGCAGGAAGGATTCTTCAGCGATGATGTGTCTGGCCTTGTAGAAGATAAATTGGGTCAAATTTGGATCAGCAGTGTCGGCAATGGGCTGATTCGATTGGATCAGGCCCAGCGGCAGTTCACCCGCTTTGGCGTAGCGGAAGGACTGATCAACAACAATATTTTGAGCTTGACCCTGGATGAACAGGACAACCTTTGGCTAGGTACCCGCGGTGGCTTGAGTAAATTGTCTCAGGTGGCGTTGAAGCAATTGGAAAAAGCGCAGTCTGCACCACCTGAAGTCTTGAAACAATCGCCGGTACTCTTCAAAAACTATGCCTACGAGGATGGCTTTTTAGGGGTGTCTTGCTATTTGGGTGCCATTGGACAGGATACCGCAGGCAACATTTGGGTGGGTGCCAGTGACCGGCTTACCGTGTACCACCCGGGCGGCGATAACCTTGAAGCTCAGACCCCCAAGGTAGAGCTGAGCAACATCAGCTTGTTCAACGAATCAATCCCTTGGGCACTATTGGCGGGCAAAAAGGATACTTCTTTCAATTTGAGCAATGGCGTAAAAGTTGGCCAATTCCGGTTTGACCGTTTAATGCCCTGGAAAGGGGTTCCCGAACAATTGAGTCTGGCCCACCACAACAATTTCCTCAGCTTTCATTTCATTGGCATTGCCACCAAATCGCCGCAAAAAATGCGCTATCAGTACAAATTGGAAGGCATTGACGCCAATTGGAGCGGGCTAAGTGCGCTTACCGAAGTGCCTTACGGCAACCTGCCACCGAGAACATATACGTTTAAGGTTCGAGCCATGAACGCAGACGGTTATTGGAGCAAAACCCTTACTTATCCTTTTACCATCCGCCCGCCCTGGTGGAAAACCTGGTGGGCTTATTTGCTTTATGCGGGGCTTTTTGCAGCAGTTGTTTATGTTTTTATCCAATACCGCACCGCCCAGGCCATCCAAAAAGTAAAAGCCCTTGAAGCCATCCGTACCAAAATTTCCAGTGACTTGCATGATGATGTCGGTTCCATTTTATCGGGCCTGGCCATGCAATCCCAGGTGATGGCCTACACCGCGCCAGCTGAAATCAAAACGGCCCTCAACGAACTGAGTGACATGAGCCGCGATGCCATGGAACGCATGCGCGATGTCGTTTGGGTCATCGATTCCCGCAAGGACAAATACGAAAACCTGATTGACCGGATGCGCGTTTTTGCTGAAAAAACCCTGGGGGTCAAAAACATTGCTTACCAATTTGAAGTGCGCAGTATTGATGGAAAAAAATTCATCGACCCGGAAAAACGCCAAAACATTTACCTGATTTTTAAGGAGGCCATTGCCAATATTGTAAAACATTCGGATGCTAATCAGGTCAACATCATTTTTGAACAAGAGAAGGGACGTTTGCGCTTGGTGGTACAAGACAACGGAACACGTGAAGAACAAATGGTTTCCGATGGATTAGGCCTGAGCAATATGACTATGCGGGCGAAAAACATGGGAGGTAGTTTGGATGCCGTATTTGAAAATGGCTTCAGGGTAGAATTAAATCTGAATCAAAATAAAACATGA
- a CDS encoding phage tail sheath family protein, translating into MAKVLATPGVYIEEKSAFPNSAVPVATAVPAFVGYTEKALRDTKDLSNVPTRISSLAEFQLYFGQGPKTTYDLTILDEAIKKYRLSQKDGRYLLYLSMKFFFANGGSDCYIVSIGNYAQPVKKEDFLGKENIGIDTLKKESEPTMLVIPDSMLLGQDAYGELHQAMLAHCSKMTSRFAILDVYMDENAEAEPDTQKIAEAFRNNIGDHNLQWGAAYYPWLETTIDGSESVSFTNLAPKAIDPLIKLLEKEVDDNRTAGHIDDKRAEKIKAEIQKLGTLAADTNLHQTLLVVSPLYKTIMETIMAKINLLPPSGGLAGIYSMIDNNVGVFQSPANVSIGSVIKPCVNITDDVQEDLNTPLNGKAINAIRTFPGKGVLIWGARTLDGNSQDWRYVSVRRTVIFIEQSIKYAVEPYVFAPNTAATWTNVKVMISNFLTNVWQSGALAGAMPDQAFSVDVGLGTTMTPVDVLDGIMRITVKIAVTRPAEFIVITLQQKMQES; encoded by the coding sequence ATGGCTAAAGTTCTTGCTACTCCCGGAGTTTACATTGAGGAAAAAAGTGCTTTCCCCAATTCCGCCGTCCCGGTCGCCACGGCGGTTCCGGCTTTTGTTGGCTACACGGAAAAAGCGCTACGGGATACAAAAGACCTGAGCAATGTCCCTACGCGCATTTCATCTCTTGCGGAATTTCAATTGTACTTCGGTCAAGGGCCAAAAACGACGTATGATTTAACCATTCTGGATGAAGCTATAAAAAAATATCGGCTGAGCCAGAAAGATGGCCGCTATCTGCTCTACCTCAGTATGAAGTTTTTTTTCGCCAATGGTGGATCGGATTGTTACATCGTTTCAATTGGCAATTATGCTCAGCCAGTAAAAAAAGAAGATTTTTTGGGTAAGGAAAACATCGGGATAGACACCCTGAAAAAAGAGTCGGAACCTACCATGCTGGTTATTCCCGACTCGATGCTGCTGGGGCAAGATGCTTATGGCGAGCTGCATCAGGCCATGTTGGCGCATTGCAGCAAAATGACCAGCCGCTTTGCCATCTTGGATGTGTACATGGATGAAAATGCGGAAGCGGAACCAGACACCCAGAAAATTGCAGAAGCTTTCCGCAACAACATCGGAGACCATAACTTACAGTGGGGTGCCGCGTATTATCCCTGGCTGGAAACGACAATCGATGGCTCGGAAAGTGTAAGTTTTACCAATCTTGCCCCCAAGGCCATTGATCCATTAATAAAACTATTGGAAAAAGAAGTTGACGATAATCGTACAGCTGGACACATTGACGACAAGCGTGCTGAAAAAATCAAAGCCGAAATTCAAAAATTAGGCACTCTAGCCGCGGATACCAATTTGCATCAAACCCTGCTGGTCGTAAGCCCGCTCTACAAAACCATCATGGAAACCATCATGGCAAAAATCAATCTGTTGCCTCCGAGCGGTGGCCTTGCGGGTATCTATTCGATGATCGACAACAATGTTGGGGTATTTCAATCCCCGGCCAATGTAAGCATCGGATCGGTAATCAAACCCTGCGTCAACATCACCGATGACGTTCAAGAGGATCTGAATACCCCGCTGAATGGCAAGGCAATCAATGCCATCCGCACCTTCCCTGGCAAAGGGGTATTGATCTGGGGTGCGCGTACCCTGGATGGAAACAGCCAGGATTGGCGTTATGTGAGTGTACGTCGGACGGTTATTTTTATCGAGCAATCCATTAAGTATGCAGTCGAACCTTATGTGTTCGCGCCCAATACTGCCGCCACCTGGACCAATGTCAAAGTGATGATCAGTAATTTTTTGACCAATGTATGGCAATCTGGGGCACTGGCGGGCGCTATGCCTGATCAGGCATTCAGTGTGGATGTAGGTTTGGGCACAACGATGACTCCCGTTGATGTTCTGGATGGTATTATGCGCATCACTGTAAAGATTGCCGTGACTCGCCCTGCAGAATTCATCGTGATTACCTTACAGCAAAAGATGCAGGAGTCCTAG
- a CDS encoding CitMHS family transporter, translating into MLALLGFSTIAVFLILIMSKRLSVMTALVLVPLLFGMLAGFNPTELGGMMLDGIKQVAPTGILLMFAVLYFATMLDAGLFDPVIAGIVRTVKGDPLKVVLGTAILTMIVHLDGDGTATFMIVLSAFLPIYKQLGINPLVLSGIVALSVGPLHLVPWSGTSARAISTLNTDAVHLFNPNIPAIIGGIFWVLFVAYVLGKKEKKRLGVLDLQYQPSENLTEEQRLLRRPRLIWFNALFTVSLIVTLMKGWIPAPVLFLVASMIALLVNYPRLADQQKILRNHGTNIFMVSSMIFAAGVFSGILGGTKMIDAMANGLVALIPQQYANWLPVLTAITSMPASLFFTPDAYYFGVVPILSQSATQFGLDPLEIGRAALLGQMTVGFPLSPLTASTFLLIGLTGVDLGEHQRFTFKWAFGTTIVMTIVALLTGSIHI; encoded by the coding sequence ATGCTCGCATTGCTTGGTTTTTCTACCATTGCCGTTTTTTTGATCCTGATCATGAGCAAACGGCTTTCGGTCATGACCGCGCTGGTTTTGGTTCCCCTGTTGTTTGGGATGTTGGCCGGATTCAACCCAACTGAACTGGGCGGAATGATGCTGGATGGCATCAAACAAGTGGCTCCAACGGGTATCTTACTGATGTTTGCGGTGTTGTATTTTGCCACCATGCTGGATGCGGGGCTATTTGACCCCGTGATCGCTGGCATCGTGCGCACCGTAAAAGGTGACCCGCTGAAAGTGGTGTTGGGTACTGCAATTTTGACCATGATTGTGCATCTGGATGGCGACGGTACGGCTACTTTTATGATTGTGCTTTCGGCGTTTTTGCCCATTTACAAACAACTGGGTATCAATCCGCTGGTCTTGTCTGGCATTGTGGCTTTGAGTGTAGGCCCCCTCCACCTGGTACCCTGGTCGGGCACTTCGGCCAGAGCCATTTCCACCCTCAATACGGATGCGGTACACCTATTTAATCCCAATATTCCGGCCATCATTGGGGGGATTTTCTGGGTGTTGTTTGTGGCTTATGTTTTGGGCAAAAAAGAAAAAAAGCGCCTGGGCGTTTTGGATTTGCAGTACCAGCCCAGCGAAAATTTGACGGAAGAACAACGCTTACTGCGGCGCCCCAGGTTGATTTGGTTCAATGCCCTCTTCACCGTTTCCCTGATTGTTACCTTGATGAAAGGCTGGATACCTGCTCCCGTGTTGTTTTTGGTAGCGAGTATGATTGCCCTACTGGTCAATTACCCGCGTCTGGCTGATCAGCAGAAAATTTTGCGCAATCACGGCACCAATATTTTTATGGTGTCGAGTATGATCTTTGCAGCGGGCGTTTTTTCAGGTATTTTGGGCGGTACCAAAATGATCGATGCCATGGCTAATGGCCTGGTTGCCTTGATCCCTCAACAATACGCCAATTGGTTGCCCGTACTAACTGCCATCACCAGTATGCCCGCCAGTTTGTTTTTTACGCCGGATGCCTATTACTTCGGGGTGGTTCCTATTTTAAGTCAAAGTGCCACCCAGTTTGGCCTTGATCCGCTCGAAATTGGTCGGGCGGCGCTGCTGGGTCAAATGACGGTGGGGTTTCCCCTCAGCCCTTTGACTGCTTCGACGTTTTTACTCATTGGTTTGACGGGCGTAGACCTGGGCGAGCACCAGCGTTTTACATTCAAATGGGCCTTTGGTACCACGATTGTGATGACGATTGTGGCTTTGCTGACAGGGTCGATCCACATTTGA
- a CDS encoding acyclic terpene utilization AtuA family protein — MGKTKIRIGCGAGFSGDRLEPAVVLAEKGNIDYLVLECLAERTIALAQKRKLQDPSKGYDPLLERRIGSLLPLLAKNNICLITNMGAANPIAGAQKIIEIAQQQGLKIKVAAITGDDVFEKINREALALETGKPLNAAGELISANAYLGVEPILLALQNQAQVIITGRVADPSLFLAPMIHEFGWSQEDYELMGKGTVIGHLLECAGHITGGYFADPLKKPVEGLDVLGHPFADVYPDGSAIISKVEGTGGVVNLQTAKEQLLYEVINPHEYYTPDVVADFMSVHLQEIGPNCVQVQGGSGKIKPQTYKVSVGYKAFYLGEGEISYAGAAALERAQLAGEILGKRLKPQFENLRIDYIGSHSVHRTHFNHAAIPYEIRLRVAASAAEQSSAALIGEEVEALYTNGPAGGGGVRKLVNEVIGIVSILLDRDEVQPAVHYFE, encoded by the coding sequence ATGGGAAAAACAAAGATCAGAATCGGTTGCGGCGCAGGTTTTTCCGGGGATCGATTAGAACCTGCCGTAGTGCTGGCCGAAAAAGGCAACATCGATTACCTCGTACTCGAATGCCTGGCGGAAAGAACCATTGCCTTGGCGCAAAAACGCAAGTTGCAAGATCCCAGCAAAGGGTATGACCCACTATTGGAACGCCGCATTGGTTCCTTACTTCCCCTTTTGGCCAAAAACAACATCTGCCTGATCACCAATATGGGGGCAGCCAATCCCATCGCCGGAGCGCAAAAAATTATTGAAATTGCCCAACAACAGGGCCTGAAAATCAAGGTCGCGGCCATTACCGGCGACGATGTTTTTGAAAAAATAAACCGGGAAGCCCTCGCGCTCGAAACCGGAAAACCGCTGAACGCAGCGGGCGAATTGATTTCCGCCAATGCCTATTTGGGTGTTGAACCCATCCTGTTGGCTTTGCAAAACCAGGCCCAGGTCATCATCACGGGCAGGGTAGCCGATCCTTCCCTGTTTTTGGCACCCATGATCCATGAATTTGGCTGGAGCCAGGAGGATTATGAACTGATGGGCAAAGGGACGGTCATTGGTCATTTGCTCGAATGTGCCGGGCACATTACTGGCGGTTATTTTGCAGATCCGCTTAAAAAACCGGTAGAAGGACTGGATGTACTGGGGCATCCTTTTGCCGATGTATACCCAGATGGCTCAGCCATCATCAGCAAGGTGGAAGGCACGGGTGGAGTGGTCAATTTACAAACGGCCAAGGAGCAATTGTTGTATGAAGTCATCAACCCACATGAATACTATACCCCGGATGTTGTTGCGGATTTTATGTCGGTACACTTGCAGGAAATTGGTCCCAACTGTGTGCAAGTCCAGGGTGGCAGCGGAAAAATTAAGCCCCAGACCTACAAAGTGAGTGTAGGGTACAAAGCTTTTTACCTGGGTGAGGGCGAAATCTCCTACGCCGGAGCAGCGGCATTGGAAAGGGCTCAACTGGCTGGTGAGATTTTGGGGAAAAGATTAAAACCCCAATTCGAAAACCTGCGCATCGATTACATCGGCAGCCATTCGGTACACCGTACCCATTTTAACCACGCGGCAATTCCCTATGAAATACGTTTGCGGGTAGCGGCTAGCGCGGCTGAACAAAGCAGCGCCGCCCTGATCGGAGAAGAGGTAGAAGCCTTGTACACCAATGGCCCGGCGGGTGGCGGCGGCGTCCGGAAATTGGTCAATGAAGTGATTGGAATTGTGTCCATTTTGCTGGATCGGGATGAGGTGCAGCCGGCTGTTCATTATTTTGAATAA
- a CDS encoding sialidase family protein, whose protein sequence is MRLLPFTLLCCIGLTAQSINFTSEFIYEQAPFPSCHASTLAETPQGLIAAWFGGTHERHKDVGIWSSRLVNGKWTSPVELANGVQNASLRHPCWNPVLFQMPGAELLLFYKVGPSPADWWGMLMRSTDGGLSWSTPEKLPEGILGPIKNKPVLLKDGTLLCPSSSEHDGWRVHFESTKDAGRTWQKTAAINDGKEFSAIQPSVLFHADGRLQILCRSKNGFVLEAFSKDNGQTWSPLKKTSIPNPNSGTDAVTLRDGRQLLVYNHVTKRSRQWGGDRSPLNVSLSTDGKHWKSMTVLEQEPKQEFSYPAVIQTQDGRVHITYTWKRQRIKYVSMGLPE, encoded by the coding sequence ATGAGATTGTTGCCCTTTACCCTCCTCTGCTGCATCGGCCTAACGGCGCAAAGCATCAACTTTACATCGGAATTCATCTACGAGCAAGCGCCCTTCCCATCTTGCCATGCTTCCACCCTGGCCGAAACGCCACAAGGTTTGATTGCAGCCTGGTTTGGTGGCACGCATGAACGCCACAAGGATGTGGGCATTTGGTCGAGTCGCTTGGTCAATGGAAAATGGACCAGCCCAGTGGAATTGGCCAATGGCGTACAAAACGCAAGCCTACGCCATCCTTGCTGGAATCCGGTGTTGTTCCAAATGCCGGGGGCCGAGTTGTTGTTGTTTTACAAAGTTGGCCCCAGTCCAGCTGATTGGTGGGGCATGCTGATGCGCTCTACGGACGGAGGATTAAGTTGGTCAACCCCGGAAAAACTACCCGAAGGTATTCTGGGCCCCATCAAAAACAAACCTGTACTATTGAAAGACGGCACCCTCCTTTGCCCCAGCAGTTCTGAACACGATGGTTGGCGGGTGCATTTTGAAAGTACCAAAGACGCAGGCCGTACCTGGCAAAAAACGGCGGCCATCAACGACGGCAAGGAGTTTTCGGCCATTCAACCCAGTGTGTTGTTTCATGCCGATGGTCGGTTGCAGATTTTGTGCCGCAGCAAAAACGGCTTTGTGCTGGAGGCTTTTTCCAAAGACAATGGCCAAACCTGGTCGCCGCTGAAAAAAACCAGCATCCCCAACCCCAATTCGGGAACCGATGCCGTGACTTTGCGCGATGGTCGCCAGTTGTTGGTGTACAACCATGTCACCAAGCGCAGCCGACAATGGGGCGGCGATCGTTCTCCACTGAATGTTTCCCTCTCTACCGACGGCAAACATTGGAAATCCATGACGGTACTGGAACAGGAACCCAAACAGGAATTCTCCTACCCGGCGGTGATTCAAACCCAGGATGGCCGCGTACACATCACCTATACCTGGAAACGCCAGCGCATCAAGTACGTCTCGATGGGATTACCGGAATAA